Proteins encoded by one window of Salvia splendens isolate huo1 chromosome 5, SspV2, whole genome shotgun sequence:
- the LOC121804279 gene encoding pseudo histidine-containing phosphotransfer protein 6-like, whose translation MLGLSLDQLRADILDEQFLQLQQLQDESSPNFVSEVVNIYLLCMVDRELCDYKKMGIHLNQLMGSSSSIGAQRLRNVCLAFRAAPDHNNRPGCLRALELLEYEYCYLKNKLHELFQIEQQRMLAPTP comes from the exons ATGTTGGGACTCAGTCTCGACCAGCTGCGTGCTGACATATTGGACGAGCAATTCTTGCAGTTGCAGCAGCTCCAAGATGAATCTTCCCCCAACTTTGTCTCTGAGGTTGTCAACATCTATTTATTGTGCATGGTGGATAGAGAGCTGTGTGACTACAAGAAGATGGGAATCCACTTGAATCAGTTGATGGGAAGCAGCTCCAGCATCGGCGCCCAACGCCTCCGAAACGTCTGCCTCGCCTTTCGCGCCGCTCCCGACCACAACAATCGCCCCGG ATGCTTAAGGGCTTTGGAGCTGTTGGAATATGAATACTGTTACCTCAAAAACAAGCTGCATGAACTGTTCCAG ATTGAGCAGCAGAGAATGCTGGCACCAACACCTTGA